Proteins encoded by one window of Nostoc sp. ATCC 53789:
- a CDS encoding iron uptake porin yields MQKFWLNSLLYSPAILGLFIVAVPAMSSEVPLNQAPARNQPSSFSSAENIRQVTSVSQLSDVKPTDWAFQALQSLVERYGCIAGYPNQTYRGNRALTRYEFAAGLNACLDQINQLIATSTVDLVKKEDLATLQKLQEEYTAELQTVRGQVDALEARTATLESQQFSTTTQLRGEAIFALAGAFGSDRAINTDAQNRGDTRPELNENVIFADRVRLNFDSSFTGKDRLRVRLQARNITSFNTAVTGTNQTRLGFDGNESNNVSVSALFYRFPVGNSTTFNIATEGLEYIDEVPVLSRNFDSSGSGALSRFGRYNPIYRAAEGPGIIINQKFNDALTLTAGYVVPSGVGNDPANGRGIFNGSYSALGQLTFQPTSELSLAFTYVNAYYTDGSGVTGSTGTGFANNPFNGARTSVNNYSVTGNYKLSPKFTITAWGSYANAQAENTAVARSNAEIWNWAIQLGFPDLGREGNFGGIVFGVPPYVADNQFVNGNNRRQDDNISYHLEAFYRYKLNDNIAITPGLITILNPEGNSNNSNIYVGVVRTTFTF; encoded by the coding sequence GTGCAAAAGTTTTGGTTGAATTCTTTGTTATATAGTCCAGCGATTTTAGGCTTATTTATAGTTGCAGTACCAGCGATGAGTTCTGAAGTACCTTTAAATCAAGCACCTGCAAGAAATCAACCGTCCAGTTTTAGCAGTGCTGAGAATATCAGACAAGTAACTTCAGTTTCACAGCTTTCTGATGTCAAACCTACAGACTGGGCTTTCCAGGCTTTGCAATCCCTGGTTGAGCGATACGGCTGCATTGCAGGTTATCCTAACCAAACTTATCGGGGTAATCGTGCCTTGACTCGCTATGAGTTTGCTGCTGGTTTGAATGCTTGTTTAGATCAAATAAATCAACTGATAGCTACTAGTACGGTTGATCTGGTGAAAAAAGAAGACCTAGCAACGCTGCAAAAGCTGCAAGAAGAGTATACTGCTGAGTTGCAAACTGTGCGAGGTCAAGTAGATGCTCTAGAAGCTCGTACCGCCACCTTAGAGTCGCAACAATTCTCCACAACTACTCAACTACGAGGAGAAGCAATTTTTGCACTGGCTGGTGCATTTGGCTCCGATAGAGCAATCAACACCGATGCTCAAAATCGTGGTGATACCAGACCAGAACTCAATGAAAATGTGATTTTTGCCGATCGCGTCCGGTTAAACTTTGATAGTAGCTTTACTGGTAAAGACCGCCTCAGAGTTAGGTTACAAGCGAGAAACATCACTTCATTCAATACAGCAGTGACTGGTACTAACCAAACTCGTTTAGGGTTTGATGGCAATGAATCCAACAATGTCAGTGTATCAGCTCTGTTTTACCGTTTCCCTGTAGGCAACTCCACAACCTTCAACATCGCAACTGAAGGGTTGGAATACATTGATGAAGTACCTGTTCTCAGTCGGAACTTCGATTCTAGTGGTTCAGGTGCGCTATCTCGTTTTGGGCGTTATAACCCAATTTATCGAGCAGCAGAAGGGCCAGGTATCATCATTAATCAAAAGTTCAATGATGCTCTCACCTTAACTGCTGGTTACGTTGTGCCATCGGGTGTTGGTAATGACCCCGCTAACGGTAGAGGCATTTTTAATGGTAGTTACTCTGCATTAGGTCAACTGACCTTCCAACCAACCTCAGAATTAAGTTTGGCTTTTACTTATGTCAACGCCTATTATACTGATGGTAGCGGAGTTACTGGTAGCACTGGTACTGGTTTTGCCAACAACCCATTCAACGGGGCGCGAACTTCTGTAAATAACTATAGTGTGACTGGAAATTACAAACTTAGTCCTAAGTTTACTATCACTGCTTGGGGCAGCTACGCCAATGCCCAAGCTGAGAATACAGCCGTTGCTAGGAGTAATGCAGAAATTTGGAACTGGGCCATTCAGCTAGGCTTCCCTGATTTGGGTAGGGAAGGAAATTTTGGCGGTATTGTGTTTGGTGTACCGCCTTACGTTGCTGACAATCAATTCGTCAATGGTAATAATCGTCGCCAAGACGATAATATCTCCTATCATTTAGAGGCTTTCTATAGATATAAGCTGAATGACAACATTGCTATTACACCAGGATTAATCACCATCTTGAATCCTGAAGGTAATAGCAACAACTCTAATATCTATGTGGGAGTAGTACGTACTACTTTTACTTTCTAA